The window GTTTTTTTTCAGGTTTTGTGAGAGGGATCATAGAAGCTGGTATCCCAATACTCGCCATTATGGGCGTTTCTCTCCTCTTTGGAGATAAACGGATAGGCATCCCGGTTGTCATTTCCTTTGCTGTGAATATATATTTCACGTACAAGGATAAATCACCAAACCCAACGCCATTATTTGGTGTAGGCATGACAACAGGAGCCTCATTATTGTATATTTTTATGATTATATGAAAGGATTGATTTTATGCAGCTATCAACGCCAAAAATATTAGGAATTGTAAATATCACCGAAGATAGCTTTTCTGATGGAGGCCTTTATATAAATGATGACCAAGCTTTAAAAAAATCCCTCCAGCTTGTGGAAGATGGCGCTGATATTATTGACTTGGGGGCTGCCTCCAGTAATCCCGCCACCCAGGCAGTTAAACCCCCAGACGAAATAGCCCGGTTAAAACCGGTAATTGACTGCTTGCGTTCCAAAAATATTCCAGTTTCGATCGATTCCTTCAAACCTGAAGTTCAACGCTATGCCATAAAAAGTAACGTCCAATATTTGAATGATATTCAAGGATTCCCATATCCAGAAATATATCCTGAATTGGCGGAATCGAATTGTAAACTGATTGTGATGCATTCCGTCCAGCGTTTAGGTCCGGCCACTGTTATCGAGACAAAGCCCGAAAAAGTATACGATGAAATGATCGAGTTCTTTTTACAGCGCGTTAAATTACTACAAAATTCAGGGGTTTCACCGGAACGGCTAATATTAGATCCGGGAATGGGGTTTTTCTTGGGCTCCAATCCGGAATCTTCAATTCACGTTTTA is drawn from Desulfobacterales bacterium and contains these coding sequences:
- the folP gene encoding dihydropteroate synthase, with protein sequence MQLSTPKILGIVNITEDSFSDGGLYINDDQALKKSLQLVEDGADIIDLGAASSNPATQAVKPPDEIARLKPVIDCLRSKNIPVSIDSFKPEVQRYAIKSNVQYLNDIQGFPYPEIYPELAESNCKLIVMHSVQRLGPATVIETKPEKVYDEMIEFFLQRVKLLQNSGVSPERLILDPGMGFFLGSNPESSIHVLKNISRLKESFNLPILVSVSRKSFLGTITGRGVNERSPATLAAEIYSSYMGVDYIRTHDARALNDALKVFTTLI